One Ostrinia nubilalis chromosome 6, ilOstNubi1.1, whole genome shotgun sequence genomic region harbors:
- the LOC135072374 gene encoding mediator of RNA polymerase II transcription subunit 17: protein MANSVNISIEAPIENQIQEITYDGQEIYQAPLSMSENLARLAQKIDFSKSEDEFCNIKKEGESSSDAKADDDSKDAGYQSSQWPWDSVRNKLRNALTEVCVLADVLNIAKEKRYMVLDPVQPEQADNRPMVQVYGRKKALGAAAAVLLAGVERLRASESVRISRNMPDFHIDLLRLRQNWRLKKVSNTIVGDLSYRTAGSKFSQTGVFEVTKAPEEQMMAAMSMNAAGPAPSALRVAVPPELQGVAFISVLCQKEQEDVVTATLSSSALNCPGTLPGDGAELHWQQKLEAAQNVLFCKELFARLAAEAVQLDASIPHMVVGNQIMATVLPGIQLLIGLCHNNGQNNTNNGTEGVKPEGAAGKSDHDHVLEHSLHQLLRAVHHANTHHPFPHPATGPLGPSKRRCLAGPMAADRHELLEMSREQSLLEQIIQQAQHFFMRRRSEYVLDTIAKEVKDPLIVSHWNALNSPTQSCVKINIMAYGYDVVCRTSLVVHVGEKTLKCICRDGRVRHLSYELQELRDLIYCQICQHQMTAVQAVGRCMGWQLLASSSHLGSGPVEPLGNASSCLLASPNGDRMIAIRCEPSVGIQVFIAQSPRKDFFSSELVQDKKWENLGGAFKEIKLDKMEGKNFLNKMELLMACLSSPS, encoded by the exons ATGGCAAATTCAGTGAATATATCTATTGAAGCACCGATAGAGAATCAAATTCAAGAGATAACCTACGATGGGCAAGAAATCTATCAAGC GCCTCTGTCTATGTCAGAAAATCTAGCGCGTCTGGCTCAGAAAATTGACTTTTCTAAAAGTGAGGATGAGTTCTGCAACATTAAGAAAGAGGGCGAGAGCAGTTCCGACGCGAAGGCGGACGACGACAGCAAGGACGCCGGCTACCAGTCCAGCCAGTGGCCCTGGGACTCCGTGCGGAACAAGCTGCGGAACGCACTCACCGAAGTGTGTGTGCTGGCCGATGTGCTCAACATTGCCAAGGAGAAGCGGTACATG GTGTTAGACCCGGTGCAGCCGGAGCAAGCGGACAACCGTCCGATGGTGCAAGTGTACGGACGCAAGAAGGCTCTGGGCGCGGCCGCGGCCGTATTGCTGGCCGGCGTGGAGCGCCTGCGGGCCAGCGAGAGCGTCCGCATCAGCCGCAACATGCCCGACTTCCATATCGACCTGTTGCGGTTGAGGCAGAACTGGAGGCTGAAGAAAGTCTCCAACACTATTGTGGGCGATCTGAGTTATAGGACAGCCGGGTCGAAGTTCAGTCAAACTGGAGTTTTTGAG GTGACGAAGGCGCCGGAGGAGCAGATGATGGCGGCCATGAGTATGAACGCGGCCGGGCCCGCGCCCTCCGCGCTGCGCGTGGCCGTGCCGCCCGAGCTGCAGGGCGTGGCCTTCATCTCCGTGCTGTGCCAGAAGG AACAAGAAGACGTAGTGACAGCGACTCTAAGCTCCTCCGCCCTAAACTGCCCGGGCACGCTGCCAGGCGACGGCGCCGAGCTTCACTGGCAGCAGAAGCTAGAAGCAGCACAGAACGTGCTATTCTGTAAGGAGCTGTTCGCAAGATTAGCTGCTGAAGCAGTGCAACTCGACGCTTCCATCCCACACATGGTCGTCGGCAACCAGATTATGGCTACA GTTTTACCCGGCATCCAACTCTTGATCGGGTTATGTCACAATAATGGACAAAATAATACCAACAACGGTACAGAAGGCGTGAAG CCCGAAGGCGCGGCGGGCAAGTCGGACCACGACCACGTTCTGGAGCATTCGCTGCATCAACTGCTGCGCGCCGTGCACCACGCCAACACGCACCACCCCTTCCCGCACCCCGCCACCGGCCCGCTCGGGCCCTCCAAGCGCCGCTGCCTCGCCG GCCCGATGGCCGCGGACCGGCACGAGCTGCTGGAGATGAGCCGCGAGCAGTCGCTCCTGGAGCAGATCATCCAGCAGGCGCAGCACTTCTTCATGCGCCGCCGCAGCGAGTACGTGCTCGACACCATCGCCAAGGAG GTTAAGGACCCACTCATAGTGTCACACTGGAACGCCCTGAATAGCCCAACACAGTCCTGCGTAAAAATCAACATAATGGCTTatgg CTACGACGTGGTGTGCCGGACTTCCCTGGTGGTGCACGTGGGCGAGAAGACTTTGAAGTGCATCTGCCGCGACGGCCGCGTGCGACACCTGTCCTACGAGCTGCAGGAGCTACGCGACCTCATCTACTGCCAG ATTTGCCAGCACCAGATGACGGCGGTGCAGGCTGTGGGCCGCTGTATGGGCTGGCAGCTTCTGGCCAGCAGCTCGCACCTGGGCTCGGGCCCGGTGGAGCCCCTCGGGAACGCCTCCTCGTGTTTACTGGCGTCGCCTAATG GTGATAGAATGATAGCAATAAGGTGCGAGCCATCTGTCGGCATCCAAGTTTTCATAGCACAATCTCCAAGAAAAGACTTCTTCTCCAGTGAATTAGTACAAGATAAAAAATGGGAGAATCTCGGTGGAGCCTTCAAAGAAATCAAACTTGACAAAATGGAAGGCAAAAACTTCCTGAACAAAATGGAACTACTCATGGCATGCCTAAGCAGCCCTTCCTAA
- the LOC135072373 gene encoding RNA-binding protein Rsf1, producing MSSGGTRVYVGGLVEGIKKEDLEREFDKYGKLNSVWVALNPPGFAFIEFENMQEAEDACSAMNGFEMLGATLKVELSRKREGARRNGNFRGGRGGGGGGGGGGGSFRGRSFGGPGGNNRPFNSYGGGRPYNRNGQGYGSGNGGGGGNFRSRSPISRF from the coding sequence ATGAGTTCCGGAGGAACACGCGTGTATGTCGGTGGGCTCGTAGAAGGAATCAAAAAGGAAGATCTCGAAAGGGAATTTGACAAATATGGCAAACTGAACTCAGTTTGGGTGGCGCTAAACCCCCCTGGGTTTGCTTTCATAGAATTTGAGAACATGCAGGAGGCGGAAGATGCGTGTAGTGCTATGAACGGCTTCGAAATGCTAGGCGCGACCTTAAAAGTGGAGCTCTCGAGAAAACGGGAGGGCGCGCGTAGGAACGGTAACTTCAGAGGCGGGcgcgggggcggcggcggcggtggcggcggcggcggcagcttCAGGGGACGCTCCTTCGGCGGCCCGGGCGGCAACAACCGCCCCTTCAACTCCTACGGAGGCGGCCGCCCCTACAATCGCAACGGACAGGGTTACGGGTCGGGCAACGGTGGTGGTGGTGGCAACTTCAGATCGCGATCGCCCATCTCTCGATTTTAA